TATTCACTTTGACAGCATCAATGGCTAaaatggaatcatagaatagccaAAAACATAGTTAAAGGAGAGATTCTATAagttcagaaaataacatttatctCCCATTAAATCAAATTGTgggtttaaaatttaaaaagaaaattagaataAAGGGATTTTATTCCTTAGAGCTCAGATCATTTTAGAAATAGTTGGTTGTTGGAAGAATCATTAACATGAAaagttttctttgccttttatgTGAGCACATTGTACAAATCATGAAAATAGATGAAAACTTGATAACTGaacaaaatatatctgaaatatGATTTACATATATTTGCACTTGTactttataaagaagaaatttgtgGGAAAAGCAAGTTGGGCATACATTAGAACTGGAATGAGTAAACAAGAATGTCAGCTTCTCTTTcaaaaaagatatttcttatTCAAATAAACACTTGGCACCTTAGATTTTGTTTAAGGTGCAAAAGTGGAATGAAGTATGCTAGTCTAGGCACCTGGCTTATTGTATCAATTATTTTCTCTTAGTGTACCTATTTATAAAACCTATTCTGttcattacattatttttttcctgattagaGCATTAACAGTCGTGATTTAATAATTAGAgacctcttaaaaataaatatatatatataaacaagtTTTATCATAATTATATTGTTGCTTTTCTGAAATTGTGCTCGTTGGAGAATGACTTTTGGTTAAGAAAGATAGGGAGCAACACACTAAAatgtggagaaggaaaagggaggaaaagggaagggacaAATTCATTcagaagggaccttcaaagaccATCAGGCCCAACTCTCTGACTGCTTCAGGGCTacccaaaagttaaagcatgttaATGAGGGAATTATCCAAATGTCCTTTGAACACTGGCAGGCTTGGGGTACCAACCACCcatctaggaagcctgttccagtgtctgaccaccctTGAGATACAGAAATGTTTCCTCATGCCCCATCTGAATCTCCCCTGGTGCATCTGTGTGCTGCTCTCCTGTGTCCTCCCATCACTCACCAAGAAGCAAagaccagcacctccctcaCTGCCTCCCCTCCTCAGGAAATTGCAGAGAGAAGCAAAGTCACCTCttggcctccttttctccagactagatGAGCctagtgtcctcagcctctcctcacacacCATGCCCTCCAGCCTTttgccagctttgttgcccaCCTCTGGATGCTCTGAAGGGCCTCAACACCCTTTTTACGTTTTCGAGCCCTGCACTGCATACAGTATTTGGACCAtctggctgtgctgtgtttaaCACACCCCTCAGTGGGGTTTGCCCTccaggctgccagggcacgctgcaggctcgcactgagcctgctgccaccagcacccccaggccgCTTTCCgcagggctgctccccagccactgTCCTCCCAGTCTGTGCCTGTGCCCAGCATTGCTCCGTCCCAGGGCAGCACCCAGCATTTTCCCTTGTTGAACTGCAGGTTGATAATCACCCGGTGCTCCACTGCTCCAGTCCGTCTGCAAGACCTCTGCAAGACCTCCCTTCCCTTCAGATGACAAAGAAAAGTAACATTGATGTTTCAGAAGAACAGGAGATATAAATTATTAGTGGACAAAATGATTAcatctttcttctctctgctcGGGGGAAAATAATGTACTGCAAAAGTAAGAAAACTTTGACTCACTCTTCCTTCTCAATGGGTAGAGAATGTCAGTTGCTAATAGCAAGGTTTGCTAAAGTAAGGCTTAAGGTGACCTCTAATTCACATGTATAGtcattaaaaacaatataaaaacagtaataaatgtTTGTGGTAATTGAGATTGCAGCTGCCTGCatctattatttaaataatacacTCTTCAATACAGACCTACTACATGAGTGTAATAAAATCAGACAACTCTAGTTGTATTAGGTTCATGtgctgtcacacacacacagctagGTAGATAGACACCATATTTGTTGCTTTCTACAAAAGCAAAGTTTACTTCTCATGCAGAGCAATACACAGTTGTGCAGTTACATTTGGCACGTGTCTGTGTTCCCAAAGGTTACAAAAGCACCCTGTAGCCTCTCAGTTATTGCTTTCCTAGCTGTATATACTGTTTCCTTCTGCTGtcttcccattttctttcagcGCTATGTTTCCCTTTAAGAGATATACATGCTTACTCCTTTAGGAGCTGAAAGGTTCCTCCACTTCTCCTTACTGCCCTGCCTCTCTTTCTGACTCTCCAAAATACCTTCTGCCTTCCCACTgttgaaaatgctatttttatacACTAAGATTCTGtatattttcttcctgtctgcTGTCTGTTTATGGCCACAGTACTGTTTTCTAACACTTACAAACTGATTCACAGAAATTTGTTGCTTATACTGTCGCACTATTGGCACTCAGCTAAGTCAGGATCTATAATGCTATTGCCTGTTCAGAGTTAGTTAATAATTCATAGCAGCAATTTCAAAATCAACTGAGGAGAAACAGTGACATGAGGAAAAATGGAATTGATtagattaattttattataaagAGCATGATGTAACTAATTATTTGTTGTTGACTATGTAATATAGACTGACTGcacaattaaatatttatgccTGCATGAAGAATTTTCTGAGAACTCAAAACTCTGTAACCTAGTTGTTGGTAGAGTCAGCAGTTGCTAAAAATCCTGCTCAATACAAGTGAAAATAGTTATACCTGTAGTAACACATCTCTGTTCTTTCTTCCATCTaatgtacattttaattttgagtAAACCAGCCGaaatctatgtttttttttctagcgTTTTGATAGCGTGCAGTAATGAAATGCCATTTCCAATATAATTGCTATTAGTATCAGGATTTCATCACATGCCTTCTGTGGGaacagaaatgttgtttttggaAAGTTACTTTGTTTAGTGGAAAGGAATGTAGCATTGAGACATGtttgcagtgataagaaagcttggCAGActaccttgtaaaatgcagacaatcAGAATCCTTAGAGCAATTAGGCGGAAATCAccgtgtaagaaacattaccacctcaaagagtataaaagtcaaaagaaatgtgttttataacaggccggcaactgaaagCCATGTATTGTCTGTGAAGCACCGGTTAGATTGTGACCCTGGATTACCCAgtcaatgaggaaacagggggaGGGTCCCGGTCctcgaggaaaaaaaaaaaaaaaaaaaattgtataaaCTGTGTTACTGAACTAGTAGCTgcgctctcctgcttgtggggcgcccgctattgcaatcgcgaataaattactacttcactgagatcctcgcctgtgCCTTAATTATTGGcaacggagtgtttctcacaatttggggtCTCATCTGGGATCCTACCTACCGAggagccccaccgccgcagTAGCAGGAAGGTATGCCCCGAGACTgaggcaggatccgtgaagtagtggggaagggaagaaggtaggcactccgggttttAAGAATTGATCcagtaactctgtgcacagaccaaggtaagaaatattaagtattgcctcGGGGGACTCTGTGTGATGTGTGATTGAGACGTGCTTTTGTCCGAAGCGGGTGTGGAGTCCTGATCGCGGTTCCGCAGCTCCGCGAGGGGCGCGGCTGGAGACGGACGAAGCGTGAGATAAGGGAGAAAAGGGATGAGTCTCGGGAAATTtggtgtatggtaagcccttgcacaGGGAAGTGTTTGGCAGTACACCCCCGTTTTCCACAAACGGAACGTTAGTGTGTGGTAccctgcaggagggaaatttctgtagcagcacaCTGACAAGggctaggaaaaatgggaaatatgggttccaggggacaggaagatatccctgggggagtgcctgccgacagttcttcctgaagaatgataagaaaaataatctcaaaattAGAGgagatgatgaaaaaaaaaaaaaaaaaagattaagtattgtgtatcagtctggacaaaagaaccaattaaggaaacagcagtattttggccaaaatatgggtctgatgaaaattcaggctttaactttatatgtaaacaataagatttctttttttggagaaggagccaagttatgctccctataatattgcactggtggcagcagcagttgctccaggaagggagacagggactgcaGTTAACACTGTCCTTAAAGAAGGAGCATACTCTaggctctggcaagaattagaacaaggtagaagagatattgagaattttgccttccctgatactaacagtaTTAACACTAAttgtgtatcctcttaggtgaactatCCCCCCTCTTTACCAGAAGAGACGTTAGGAGTTTTAAGAAGGAGATGAAGTCTTTAATTGAGGACTGTAACAGCCTAgctgaacaattagaccagttcctagAACCtaacctggggggggggattatgtctataagtatgttgtttgCAGGGAAAGAAATAGGAAAGATTAGGAGGAAAGCTGCTATACAAAAATGGGAAAGAGCCCATCCTCCtggaccaggggtaataccagcagggcagaaatacccacttggtGATCCTGGCTGGAATAGTAACAGTGTGCAACAGAGAAATCATAcgagagacttggggtcagaatgtgAAAGTACTTGGGAATGAATCCCAAGGACTcggtatcccaagggctcttgaaagttcattttgtGATTAAAGCATGGCAAGATCCACAGAAAATGCtccagaaggtggggggatgtagtgaacaTTCACTGGGGGGCCCTCCTACGGGAGGTCCTGAAGCTGTATGTcaggaggggagatgagaaggaaaagcagagagcggaactaatggtattgacagtgcagcaaGTAGTggggcagagggttggagaaagaggaggaaaatcttcagggggagtcagggccaggatggaaaggagaggaagagagatgaaggaatggcaggcaaggaAGACTGCTTGTGTTGTGGCCTGAATCCTAGCAGGGACTGGCTTTGATttgatgttttaagtgtggccaggctggccacttcgaatagAAATATCCTGAgtggaagaagaaggaaagaaggaaaatgggattaAATATGGTATTACTGATATGTCGTTTCAGCATCCTGGAGGGAGAAAGGTATGGAATTACGTTGGCCAATGAGTGAGCCTTTGGTGAAagtaaaggctggagaaagatacaaagaagtgttaaaaagggttactgaaggtgttaaaggtgtggtaTGTAGTAtttgacagagctgtttgaGGTTGAATGAGCAAGGAAAGAGGacgtaggcattatctaagtaacagtctagaagttttggtatatttgctgtggtgtttggtcagttgcCCAAGTATCAGGAAGGGAGGGGATGGCGGGggaggacagcctgctccaccaggagcctgtccacaggccgcaggggaacttcagctccagcacctggagcgcctcctcctcctccttctgtgctgaccttggtgtctgcgggGAGGTTTCTCGCTCCTggctctctcagctgctgttgagcagcaggtttgtgtttgtttgttttcatggatgtgctctcacagaggcatgGACTGTGTTGCTCATGGGTCGGCTCTGAGCACTGGTGGGCCCCTTTGTAAAGTATGAGGggttaaattaactaatgaaaccctaaaaagggatgagcctaagttattggctactgAATGTTTCTCACACTTCTCACTTAACAGAATATTGCTGAGGTAGGCTACTGAACATTTCTCACACTTCTCAattaacagaatatttttgaGGTACCTTACCTGTTCTGCCTAAGGCACGTCTGCGATAATTGCATAATTCctgtttgatttaaaaacaagtaaacaaacaaaacccgtCAGTGACTTAAATTCTCAagcacaatgttttttttttcattaatctcAATATATGAGTATTCAATCTGTCTACACTGTGGAATAATCAGGCTGTAGGAGAACTCTGGAGGTCAACTTCAAAAGTAGATCAGGTGCACAGGCCCTTTATAGATAAAGTTTTGAGCATCTTTATAgatgaagatttttcttttaatatggGTGATGTCTGAAGAGTCAGTGAATGACATGTGAGCAGTGCTGATGTCCTCTGTAGTAACTGAAAGGTAACTGTCattttatgtgtgtatatatatatatatatacacattttctgtacttttaaatTGAACTTCTAGATTTTTCTCTTGGTGTTTATGAGGGGTAGAAGGCAACTATTATCTTATAAATTAACAAGAATTAAGCCATATTGCCTCAAAATTTGAATACAGTATAGGTGATAGTGTATTGTTAGTGAATTCTAAACTACATCAAGTGCAGGGGAGATGCAGGCCATTTGTCTACAGATTTTGTCCAGCTTCagtcaggattttattttagtgtGCATGTTTCAGGTTTATttagcaaggttttggtagcatgggagctgcagggctggtctCTGTTAGAAGAtatgaggagctgccccatgttagatcaGAGTCAGTTCCAGGTGGCTCTGAAAGGGCCCTGCCACTGGCCAAAGCTGGTCTCACCAGCTAAggtgtttgcacctctgtgaaaaTATACCTAAGAAAGAGTGAAAAATGATGTGTGGTGGCACAGGACTTGAGAAAACGTgagagaaacagccttgcagacccCATGTTCAGTGAGGAAGGAGGGCAGAAGGTGCTCCGGGCATggagcacaagttcccctgcagcctgtggagaggcccctggtggagcaggctgtccccctgcagcccatgatCAGATCTTTATGCTGCAGCCCGTcaaggagcccctggtggagcaggtggatgtggcctggaagAGGCTGAAGACCAAGCAGAGCCCCCACTGGAGCAGGCTCCTGGCAGAATCTAGTTTAGAGGCACAATTAGAGATGAAATACTGCTAATAATTTCTGCAAGTAAGTTGAAGTCTGTGCAGTTTAACAAACTTTAAACTGTTGTCTAAGTTTAACAAATTGCTGCTGATTTGTTTTATGTGCTCATCAGAAGTATTTGTTAATGAGATAACAAAGTTCTGGGTAATTTCTTACAGCTGAATTGATATTGCCTACTTGTGAGAAAAATGTTGGCttgcatgggagaggaattctaTAATCAAAGGATTAAAATTTTCAGGAAACTTTAATGTCCAATGatatgccaaaaaaaataaaataaaaattaaccaATTTTATCTCAACATATAAACTCTAACTGCTTATCTCTTTTCTGGATTCATTCATCAGTAGTTTGTGTGTAGTCATCCAGCAGACAAGAAGATCACCGTAATACCTTTAATGGTACAGGATATATACATTAATTATGGTCTAGTCACATTTGTAATTACCAAGTTCTTCTTTCTTGACTTTCTTAAAAATTGAAACAGTATTTGCTAGCTTCCAGTCAACAGGGACCTCTGCAGATTCCCCAAaccatagaaaaataattgagagaggtctcataatgacatcagccagctctctgagtaCCCTTGGATGAATCCTATTGGGCCCCATGCATCCAgctggagtagcaaatcccatACACGTTCAGAGATGGTTCGGAGGTTATCATTCCCAcagtcatggtcctccagcttGGAGTTTGAGAATTAAGGAATTAAAATAAGCATCTGTCTTTCTAGAAGTGAGGGTTATGTGATGCTTTACAAATATGGAAGACAGGGTCCTCATGCTGCAGTacttaaaaatcattttccctTTGTGATTGCACAGATTTCTTCAGATATATGTGTAAATTGAATTTCGTCACATTATTGCCCTGTTGCTTGGTGTCAAAAAGTACTTGCACAGTTCTGACAGCCATAACCTTACCAGAAAACCTAGGTGCTACAACAGATCTCTGCAGAACTGTATTTGCAACTTTTCTCCACTGAAGTAGTTAATCATTAACTCATGACCCCACCCACCACTCCTATCTATTAATAATTAATCAGGCTTTACAAATTAAGTCATTCTTTCAGGCTTAAGAATTCTTTTAAAAGGCTTTAAGCGACTTAGTGAGAAGCCCTTTGGAAACCTAATAGACTACCTTAGCTTGATCTTCATTGCTTACTGATCCctttcaaatagaaaaaaatagaagtaggaaaaaaaaaaagtttgcagtaCATTTTATAAAATGTGTAACATGAGGCAATCTAAATGATGGTTCATGcagaaaaaattgttttgtatagTATGTAATCCAAAAACCATTGTTCAGACAGCTGGGTTCTCCCTGCTATGTTAATTATTTGTAATAAAAGACTTTATGTCTTTAACTAAGGCCTTAACATCCAGATGAATTCATTATGTAGGCTATGTAATAATAACTCTACATCCTAAATACACGGTTAATGAGCAGTAGGGACTTTTTATTCTGTGGAGGTAATCCATAAATATGTTTTGGTAATGTGATAAacactttaaatatatatacactggATTTGTatctaaaataattcaaatatatACGTGACAACATAAGTAAActtatgaattatttatttttcatcgtCTTTAATCATATATGCATCATGATCTACCCAATATGATGCTGGTGATTATTCCCTCAGCTCAAATTACTCTTTTTCAAGCTGTTGAGAAGCTACCACTGAATAGACATTTCAGGAGGtaaacttttcatttattttcttgaagatcacttttttgaaaaattaaggGGGGGAAAAACAATTTTCGTACAGAAACATCTTTAGTGTACACATAGGGATGTGACATTTTCACTCACAGCCTGATCACTTTGTACTTTGGTTCTCAAAAGTTTTTCCAGATCAAATCAATTTAGTACATTTCAATTTTAGTAGCAACATTTTAACTGCAGTCTTGTTTGTAATCTTTGTTTAGCTTTCTTTTCCATTGTAtcaaatatttgttctttgtCCTAGATAAAATCTAGGATAAAATGTCTGGACAAACTCTTCATTTTTACAATCAAAAAGATTTAAGTGATAATTAAATTGAATTGATACAAACAGTACAGAATGCTTTGCACATTGCTTATCATGACAAAAAATATTAACCTGGAACTTAGATAAAACTGTATTTACGTGTAGTGTTAGATAAGAGATGTAAGAAAAAAGATATAAAGGGAAATGATCCTTATTTCCCTTGAAGCAGTTATACATCCATGGaactacaaaaaatatttgaaggagTGCTTCCTCTGAATTTAGATTGCAGCACTAGTTTTTATCTTGTGGATTTTTTTGCCTATCAAACTACTGAGAGTACCATATATTGTGTTTTTACCTTGCTGAGCAAGGTAAAaactctcactccccctccttagaagaaggggagaagaaagtatgctagaaaggaaaaagactCACAGGTTGAGACAAGGGTTGAGATACAGCAAAAAggaagaggggaggaaaaaaagaaaaaaaaaaaagagcaaaggtTGTGCGAAGCACactgagagagaaaagaaattactctctacttcccatcaacaagtGATGTTCAGCCAAGCAGGGCTTCCATACGCACAGTGgatgtttgggaggacagactTCAAAATGAGAGcccccccttctccttctccttccccttccccagcttttattgctgagtgtgacaccatcTGGTATAGAATATccttttggttggtttaggtcagctgccctggccatgtccccttcccacctcttgcccaccccaAGCCCACTGGATCTTAGAGGGGTTTGAAGGGAGtcttggtgctgtgccagcactactcagcaatagacaaaacTTCGGTGTGATACtaatgctgttctagctacaagtgcagagcacagcactgtatgagCAGCTACTGGGAAAggtaactccatcccagccagacccagtacaccacagttttttttggaacaaagatatttttttttttttttttaatataaaactacATCTACTGAAGCTTCTATGTTAGAatgattgggaaaaaaaaaaaaaaaaaaaaaaaaaaacacatataaatatattttcaattacAAGACTATAGTGATCTACATACAGATTGTTTAGTGCTAGTGGAGTGACACAGCATGATATGCTGTATTTTGACTCTACCTTGCCTTCTGAACCATGGGGTTCATTTATACCTCTAGAGCCTCAGATACATTTCTATGACCTTGGTatctctgaaacagaaaaaaaagctttaattgtGATGATCTTTCTAATAAAAGGTGTGATTGTGATCACACCTAACTGAAATGAGACTAACTTCCTTTTCTTAACCAAAAGAAAGAGTTTGTCAGGGCATCTGACAAAGTGTTTCACAGTTATCACTGTAGGattgttttcttaatttaacTGTGAAGTTAAATACAGACTGTATGATGAAGTCTGTATTACCCAAGAACCACTCTGAAACCCAACATACGTACTAAACACTGCTGGCACAGAGCCATGGAACATAATACTGAAGATAGCAACAAGAGAAAAGAATACAAATAGCTTGAATTGGCAGTGATGAACAGAGGGTATTACAGTCAGAAACCAGCAGCTGTTAAGCATAAGTGATGGGGGGACATGTGTGGCGCGTGGGCAgtcccctcctgctgcagcagctcctgggttGATAGAgcaggagacttttttttttttttcatggtaatACATGGTTGCCAGGTTAAAGGTTGAGGTAGCTGTTGACAGAGAGCCAGGCGTGCCAGACTTAATTGAAGAAAAGCAGGACAAATAAGAACGAGCAGGATGGATTCCCTCTTGCTTTGAGCCAGCGCAGTGGAGGTGAGCTGCCTTGCAGCCAGCCGCAGCTCAAGCAGTCATGAATTAAAGCAGAGGAATAGGAGAGTGACCAAGTATCACCGACTAATTTAACAGATTAATGTGCTACGACGGCATTCGCTAAAGAGATACTTGTCTGCGCTGAAGTGCCCCTTTAGCTACTTGGGTGGGCTAGAAGGTCAAGCCAGCACCAATACAAGTTCCCCCTGCTTCCCCTGAACTGAATTCCGGGTATTCCTGAGCTGAATACGAAACGACAGGACGCTCCCTGCCCGCCCTGAGCGGTGCAAGTAACCCACAAggatcaaaacaaaacaaaaacaaaaacaaaaaaaaaaaagcgagtaCAACAGCGACAGAAGTAAGTTTAAGGAAACCTTCCTTGCTCCGGGGCCGCTCTCCCTGCGGCTGTCCCTCGGAGATCGCCGGGTTTCCGCCGCTCGGGTCCCGCCCGCCCGGAAGGCGCCGCAGGTGAGGCCACCGgggcgggacgggacgggacgggacgggccgggccgggccgggcagggtGCGGAGCCCCGGGGCCGGTGCCGCAGCGGGCAGGTGCCGGGGCTCTTCCCCCGCCATGTCGCGGAGCGCCTcgtccccgccgcccgccggctcctcgccgccgccgctgcccctGCAgccgccccgcggccccgccgagCTGAAGCCGGTGCGGCGCTTCGTGCCCGACTcctggaagaatttcttcaaggGCCGGCGCGGCCGGGAGGCCGGCTGGGGCAGCACGGCGTCCGACATCAGGTACGTGTCGGATGGGGTGGAGTGCTCGCCGCCCGCATCGCCCGGCGCCAGGCGGGCAGAGCCCCGGTCGGTGCCCGGCTCCTACAGGGAGCCCTATGGAGGGTCGGGGGGCAGCTGCCCGTCGAGGAAGGAGGCTGAAGCCATGCTGCGCGGGGACTCGCTGGGGTCGCTGGAGCAGCGTGCGCCCACCGGCATGACCTACAGCGAGCGGGTGGAAGCCTACCATCAGCGGTACGCCTACATGAAGTCCTGGGCTGGCCTGCTCAGGATCCTCGGCgtggtggagctgctgctgggcgccGCCGTCTTCGCCTGCGTGACGGCCTACGTGCACAAGGACAACGAGTGGTACAACATGTTCGGGTACTCGCAGCCCTACAGCTACGGGGCCAGCGGCACCTACGGAGGCTACTACTACAGCGGACCCAAAACTCCCTTCATCCTGGTGGTAGCTGGCGTGGCGTGGATAGCCACCATCGTGCTGCTGGTGCTCGGCATGTCGATGTACTACCGGACCATCCTCCTCGATTCCAACTGGTGGCCGCTAACAGAGTTTGGCATTAATGTGGCCATGTTCTTTCTGTACATGTCGGCGGGCATAGTGTATGTCAACGACATCAACCGAGGTGGTCTCTGCTATTACCAGTTTTTTAAGACGCCAATAAACGCCTCTTTCTGCCGCATAGAAGGGGGTCAGACAGCAGCAATCATCTTCTTGTTCGTCACGGTGGTCATCTATCTGATTAGCGCATTGGTTTGTCTGAAGCTGTGGAGGCACGAAGGAGCCAGGAGGCACCGGGAGTTAATGGAACGAGAGGTAGGTCCTGAGCAGCCGCCTTCTCTCTGGTGGGCATGGCATGGTGGGCAACACTCCAAGATCTTTTCCTGTGTCAAGGACTGGTCATATCAGGTGTGCAGCAAGCACAAAGCCTTTGAGGGTGGGCTTTCACAAATCTCAGAGCACTGAATAAAAGGTGCATTGAAGATGCCTGGcccaaaatcttttttgttaTTGACTTTGGTAGGGAAAGAGCTCTGTTCGCTTTGGAATACTGCGttctcttcctgcagcaggTGATGAACTGCTTCCTGGTATGTGTTTTccaaacaaaggaagaaatgaacaATGTGCCTGTTCAGCTCTTTAGTAGGGTTGGGCTTAAAGCCACCTAGCATTTCTCTGAAGAATGTGCTTTCAGCATGTGAAGTGCTAGCATGAGCCACAATAAGAATATGAAATATGCATTTGGACTTACAAGCAAAATTCTAAGCtacttctttttgtctttttagcTTTGCATATAGTAGTACTAGGCAATAATGGTAATATAGAGCTGCCTAGATCTAGGTGTCTCAGATTTCAATTAATTTCATCTTTTGAATTAAACCATCTTGCATTTGCAGCTGGCTTTGCCCCTACTAGAAACTTTCAGTGCTCACCTAGTTAATGATAAACTGTAATAGTGGAGACCTAGCACTATCAGCTAGAACATTCAAAGTCATCTGCATAAAAACCTCTTTCATGTGAATGCCCcaacaaaatttttttttaaatcaatagaACTTAATGTACCTTTAAATCTTGCAGTGAAACCTGTGAAAGCCTAATTTACTAGGGGTCATTATTTAAATGACTTTAGTAAGAGATACCATGTTGTTTCATCAGCTTAGTGATTGCAGTTTGTTGATTTGTAGCAGTTTCATtttatgttgtcttttttttttttgccaacatCTTGC
This region of Anas platyrhynchos isolate ZD024472 breed Pekin duck chromosome Z, IASCAAS_PekinDuck_T2T, whole genome shotgun sequence genomic DNA includes:
- the MARVELD2 gene encoding MARVEL domain-containing protein 2 isoform X2, with the protein product MSRSASSPPPAGSSPPPLPLQPPRGPAELKPVRRFVPDSWKNFFKGRRGREAGWGSTASDIRYVSDGVECSPPASPGARRAEPRSVPGSYREPYGGSGGSCPSRKEAEAMLRGDSLGSLEQRAPTGMTYSERVEAYHQRYAYMKSWAGLLRILGVVELLLGAAVFACVTAYVHKDNEWYNMFGYSQPYSYGASGTYGGYYYSGPKTPFILVVAGVAWIATIVLLVLGMSMYYRTILLDSNWWPLTEFGINVAMFFLYMSAGIVYVNDINRGGLCYYQFFKTPINASFCRIEGGQTAAIIFLFVTVVIYLISALVCLKLWRHEGARRHRELMEREYDSDDGPREEANYSQLKSVERKQELLNGHIPAGHIPKPIVMPDYLAKYPAIQTNEMRDRYKAVFNDQFAEYKELSAEVNAVLKKFDELDALMRQLPHHPGSIYEQERISKVLQEYKKKKNDPAFLEKKERCEYLKNKLSHIKQRIQDYDKVMNWNVQI
- the MARVELD2 gene encoding MARVEL domain-containing protein 2 isoform X1, whose translation is MSRSASSPPPAGSSPPPLPLQPPRGPAELKPVRRFVPDSWKNFFKGRRGREAGWGSTASDIRYVSDGVECSPPASPGARRAEPRSVPGSYREPYGGSGGSCPSRKEAEAMLRGDSLGSLEQRAPTGMTYSERVEAYHQRYAYMKSWAGLLRILGVVELLLGAAVFACVTAYVHKDNEWYNMFGYSQPYSYGASGTYGGYYYSGPKTPFILVVAGVAWIATIVLLVLGMSMYYRTILLDSNWWPLTEFGINVAMFFLYMSAGIVYVNDINRGGLCYYQFFKTPINASFCRIEGGQTAAIIFLFVTVVIYLISALVCLKLWRHEGARRHRELMEREMKTQSSLPEKKYDSDDGPREEANYSQLKSVERKQELLNGHIPAGHIPKPIVMPDYLAKYPAIQTNEMRDRYKAVFNDQFAEYKELSAEVNAVLKKFDELDALMRQLPHHPGSIYEQERISKVLQEYKKKKNDPAFLEKKERCEYLKNKLSHIKQRIQDYDKVMNWNVQI